CTCCACTATCAGGTGATGCATCTTCCTCAAGCTTGCAAGCTTTTAAGGAATGCGTTCTTGATCGACCAACTGAATCGTTAGCAATAGCCATTTCAGCTATTCCGCGACTATCTACTGAGGGTGATCTCCTTTTGAACGAAGATTGAGTTCTCGCGTTTATTCCTTCTGATTGATCACCATCAGAATGGTCAACTTCTTTTTTGATATTTTCAAGATATAGAGCAGCATTACTGAACTTCGATTGATAATTCTCTTGGTGCGGTGAAGGCGAATTCCTTTTTCTGAGCATACACAATTATGGGTTAGTGAAAAAAACAACTTACGACTGATAAAATTCTCAAGAAGACGTGAGTCCATGAAATATTTTCGAAGTTTTATTTGAAGAATATAGTAACAACGCCAATTTGCTTAATTTGGGGAAGAGTTTCAATGTTCCGATTCATACCCGTAACGCCGGAAACGCTCTCTGAGGCTTAAGTCTTGAGGATCAAAATAACTTGGAGACGTATCCATGTCGACATTCATTGTAGCGATACCAACTTACAATTTTTTCTGTTAACAAATATTAATGAACTATCTGCGTTGTGAGGGTTTTGATGAGTAGCTTTAAACCCTAGAAATACTGATTTGAGCGCGGAAAGAAGAAGGTATGGATGATTTAGGGTAAATTACATAAGTAGTCCCTAAGTTATCTCTTAAATACACTAAATGGCCCGTTGTTTATATAAATGACAGGATTTTCCCTTGAAACCAAAATAGTGCATAAAATGGAAGATTAATGTTAACATTGTtcaaaaaacttaagaaaaaaaaaacataaaaacgtgataatttatttttattttctaaagattttatgttttaaatgggGAGTCCCACCACCATGGGATGAGAATCATTTAGATAACCTTTTAAATAATCTATCAAATCTTGATTTATACTTTGATTCTTTTACCAATAAAACATTTGATAGTAAAAATTGTTTTAGATGATATTATAATAGTTCGGAAgatctttcaaaataaattgttataaaaataaatacataaaggtaatatactataataaactaatcaataaaaatatattgttgcTTTTGTATTGAACTCCTTTTAATATTTTAAGATAGATTGTCTCGGTTTATTTTTAGGATTAATGACTTGTAAAGATAATAAACTTTGTCATATATACACATTTAGTCGCTATTTTTTGTGCATGATTATTGTTGAACTTGTTTAAAATGTTTGAAATACCTGTTATTGTAAACTTGGTTGGTTTCTGATGTCTCTAACATCTTCATCGACTTTCTAATCATCTTCTTTAGTCATACATGAATTCTCTGGCAACCAAGGTCAAGAACATCTATACATGTGTTCGTGTTCATCCCCTAGAAAAATTGTGTCCATCCCATTCAAATTTCGAGTCTCAATATGCAAGCTCAATAACATCATCTAAAGATGCAAGCTCAAGAAATCTAGTTTTGAGTTTTGagtttgttttcaaaaatcaTGTCTGCCCCTTCAGAAAATCAAGAAATGTTTGTGTTCGTGATCATCTCCTTCAAAAATTGTATCCATCTTCGTCATGTGTTTAAGCATAAAATCCAACTTCAAAAATAGCTCATAAGTCTAGGTTCAAAAACACTATGAATTTGGTCCTCAAAATCTAGGTTTAAAACCCCTTCATGTATGAATATGGTTGTCCCAAGGATTTATGGTTGTCCGAAAATTCTTATAAATTCTTATTGGTCAGAGAAGATGATCAGAAACCCACTGGTCAGAAACTCTGAAAACCAACTAAATTAAACAAATTCAATGCTAAGtcgtataaaaaaataaaaaataaaaaatttaatataGATTTCAAAATGTTTGGCTTTCTTAAAATAATTTTGTTTATAACTAAAAGCGAATATTTTAAAACAATATAAATAAAGGTTATATAGAAACACCGGCTTCATCTCCACCGTCCGTCCGCCCCATCCCTTAACCAGAAATCGTAGTGTCTGCTAAAAGTCGAAGCGCAACTGGTTTATCTACAGACAACAATGACGGTGGTCGCCGGTTGCTCCTCCTGTGCTCTTCCGAGACCAATCTCAACTCCGTCTCACCGGATAACCTACGGTCAGGAATCTTTTCGATCACACCCTGCTAAACAATCGTTATCTGCCAACATTTCTGCAAAATTATATTTCATCATAGCGAATCCACACTTCCTATCTTTTTACTTACTGCATAATTTTCCCAATTTTATGTCGAATTTTGCGATCTACTTTTGTTATATATGAACTCTAGACTTCCTATCTTTTTACAATGCCATATCAAGTTCCTTCAATTTGCAAGTCAATTAGTTCGATGGGTTTTTAGGGTCCTCCCCTTCGATTCGTGCTTCAAAACTGCTCACGATACTTAAATTGacaattttctgattttctagaTGTGATATGAAAGCGATAAGTAGCTTTTTAATCGCTTGTTTCTACTTCTTTTTGAAGGGAAGCTTGTTCCTCTTGTCCAcaacttcagaacctcccatggAGTTTCACTGTGCATCAATGCTATGCAAAAGAAGCTAGATCAATGTGCAGCATCAACAACAAATGAAACTGGTCAACAATTCTATGGCCCCTTGGGTTTAAACCAGGTATGATTGTTGAATCCcataaaaaatttcaattttacagGTTTAATTGATTCATTTCATGTTCATCATTTGGTAGAAATTGGGAATGGGAATGGGGTTTGTAGGAATCAGTAACGCATTGTTATTAGCTACACCTTTAGACGCCATGGCAGACACCTCTGATGCAACCCAGTCTATCTTTAACATGAACATGCCTGTGTTATTACTTGTTGCCCTCATTGGAGCCACTGTTGGAGGTAAGTAACATTCACTATGCATTGATGCATTCAttgtattatttataatttataatttataaataaaatccattctcaaattatgaaattttgaaggatTACTTGCTAGACAAAGAAAAGCAGAATTACAGAGGCTAAATGAACAGCTTCGCCAGATCAATGCAGCCTTAAAAAGACAAGCAAAGATAGAATCATATGCACCTGCTTTAAGCTATGCTCCTGCCATTAAAATACCTGAAAATGAAGTCTTTGTTGATCCAAGAAAGCAAGAGTTGATATCTCATCTCAAAAACGGGAAAAACTTT
The genomic region above belongs to Lactuca sativa cultivar Salinas chromosome 4, Lsat_Salinas_v11, whole genome shotgun sequence and contains:
- the LOC111883547 gene encoding protein FLUORESCENT IN BLUE LIGHT, chloroplastic — its product is MTVVAGCSSCALPRPISTPSHRITYGKLVPLVHNFRTSHGVSLCINAMQKKLDQCAASTTNETGQQFYGPLGLNQKLGMGMGFVGISNALLLATPLDAMADTSDATQSIFNMNMPVLLLVALIGATVGGLLARQRKAELQRLNEQLRQINAALKRQAKIESYAPALSYAPAIKIPENEVFVDPRKQELISHLKNGKNFLRNQKPENAFFEFKTALELAQKIKDPIEEKKAARGLGASMQRQGKHREAIKYHSMVLSISEREGEDSGNTEAYGAIADCYTELGDLEKAATFYDQYIARLQAD